A window of Ananas comosus cultivar F153 linkage group 4, ASM154086v1, whole genome shotgun sequence contains these coding sequences:
- the LOC109709647 gene encoding folylpolyglutamate synthase isoform X2, translated as MKLQWKPFLLLLVVRSVEPNQRKLVAGLDKSISELKIMHVAGTKGKGSTCTFSEAILRECGLQTGLFTSPHLIDITERFRINGSDISREKFLYYFWGLWHQLKEKNVDGLLMPPLFQFLTLLAFKIFLCEKVDVAIVEVGIGGRWDSTNVIKQPVVCGITSLGMDHMEILGDTIEKIAAEKAGIFKHSVPAFTVPQLEQAMSVLTEESSKLSIPLEVAPPLDSEKLKGLKLGLAGEHQYINAGLAVALCKCWLQRTGYTKVLLKDDLEGSLPEEFLRGLSTANLFGRAQIVNDKPEKFDENSELNGYCGNLIFYLDSAHTPESLEACAKWFSNALWDNQHPTKNDFINEPHGNSDSQCSMKHCNQPERISKKILLFNCMEKRDPQLLLPQLMKTCTSSGVQFSKALFVPSISTYHRVDSATSPVPSNPSGEVSWQSTLQRTWEKLIHRKDVTTVNGLKLHNTHNSSSNGFIEVDPLDKCDLAGNHYICSAVIPSLPMAINWLRECARENPSIRFQVLVTGSLHLVGDVLKLLRR; from the exons ATGAAGCTGCAATGGAAGCCCTTTCTTCTCTTATTAGTCGTCAGAAGCGTGGAACCGAACCAAAGAAAGCTG GTAGCTGGTTTGGATAAATCCATTTCTGAACTTAAGATTATGCATGTTGCCGGAACTAAAGGAAAG GGTTCAACTTGTACATTTTCAGAAGCCATTTTAAGGGAATGTGGTTTGCAAACTGGATTATTCACATCTCCTCACTTGATTGACATTACAGAAAGATTTCGCATTAATGG GTCAGATATATCCAGAgagaaatttttatattatttctggGGCCTTTGGCACCAATTGAAG gaGAAAAATGTAGATGGTTTGCTAATGCCTCCTCTTTTTCAATTCCTCACACTGTTGGCATTTAAGATATTCTTGTGCGAAAAG GTTGATGTTGCCATTGTTGAAGTTGGTATTGGCGGTAGATGGGACTCGACAAATGTG ATTAAGCAGCCTGTTGTATGTGGCATAACTTCACTTGGGATGGATCATATGGAGATATTAG GAGACACCATTGAAAAGATTGCAGCAGAAAAGGCTGGGATTTTTAAG CATTCTGTCCCTGCATTCACAGTGCCCCAACTTGAGCAAGCCATGTCTGTTCTTACTGAAGAGTCATCCAAATTGTCG ATTCCACTGGAAGTTGCACCACCTCTAGATTCAGAAAAATTGAAGGGATTAAAGCTTGGATTAGCTGGAGAACACCAATACATCAATGCAGGCCTTGCTGTTGCTCTTTGCAAATGTTGGCTTCAGAGAACTGGGTATACTAAAGTTCTTTTGAAG GATGACTTAGAAGGAAGCTTACCAGAAGAATTTCTTAGAGGCCTTTCCACCGCTAATCTTTTTGGACGTGCTCAAATTGTTAATGACAAGCCAGAAAAATTTGACGAGAATTCGGAGCTAAATGGTTACTGTGGTAATTTGATCTTTTACTTAGATAGTGCTCATACTCCAGAGAGTCTCGAAGCTTGTGCTAAGTGGTTTTCCAATGCTTTGTGGGACAACCAACACCCTACAAAGAACGATTTCATCAACGAACCTCATGGGAACTCTGATTCTCAGTGCTCCATGAAGCACTGTAATCAGCCTGAAAGAATATCAAAGAAG ATCCTTTTGTTTAATTGCATGGAGAAGAGAGATCCTCAGCTTCTGCTTCCTCAGCTTATGAAAACTTGTACCTCAAGCG GTGTCCAGTTCTCAAAAGCTCTTTTTGTCCCTAGCATCTCTACATATCATAGGGTGGATTCTGCTACATCACCAGTTCCATCAAATCCTTCAGGGGAAGTATCATGGCAATCAACTCTCCAAAGAACTTGGGAGAAGTTAATCCATCGAAAAG ATGTAACTACTGTCAATGGCCTGAAGCTCCATAATACACACAATTCATCTTCAAATGGTTTTATCGAAGTAGATCCCTTAGACAAGTGTGACCTTGCCGGTAATCACTATATCTGCAGTGCTGTTATCCCGTCGCTTCCGATGGCAATAAATTGGTTGAGAGAGTGTGCAAGAGAAAACCCTTCTATTCGATTTCAG GTTCTGGTGACGGGATCCTTGCATCTCGTGGGCGACGTCTTGAAGCTTCTGAGGAGGTGA
- the LOC109709647 gene encoding folylpolyglutamate synthase isoform X1: protein MEDKGRLQEVDLSSSYEAAMEALSSLISRQKRGTEPKKAGKFGLMFKYLQVAGLDKSISELKIMHVAGTKGKGSTCTFSEAILRECGLQTGLFTSPHLIDITERFRINGSDISREKFLYYFWGLWHQLKEKNVDGLLMPPLFQFLTLLAFKIFLCEKVDVAIVEVGIGGRWDSTNVIKQPVVCGITSLGMDHMEILGDTIEKIAAEKAGIFKHSVPAFTVPQLEQAMSVLTEESSKLSIPLEVAPPLDSEKLKGLKLGLAGEHQYINAGLAVALCKCWLQRTGYTKVLLKDDLEGSLPEEFLRGLSTANLFGRAQIVNDKPEKFDENSELNGYCGNLIFYLDSAHTPESLEACAKWFSNALWDNQHPTKNDFINEPHGNSDSQCSMKHCNQPERISKKILLFNCMEKRDPQLLLPQLMKTCTSSGVQFSKALFVPSISTYHRVDSATSPVPSNPSGEVSWQSTLQRTWEKLIHRKDVTTVNGLKLHNTHNSSSNGFIEVDPLDKCDLAGNHYICSAVIPSLPMAINWLRECARENPSIRFQVLVTGSLHLVGDVLKLLRR from the exons ATGGAGGACAAAGGACGTCTACAAGAAGTGGATCTTTCTTCTTCATATGAAGCTGCAATGGAAGCCCTTTCTTCTCTTATTAGTCGTCAGAAGCGTGGAACCGAACCAAAGAAAGCTGGCAAGTTTGGTTTAATGTTTAAATATCTGCAG GTAGCTGGTTTGGATAAATCCATTTCTGAACTTAAGATTATGCATGTTGCCGGAACTAAAGGAAAG GGTTCAACTTGTACATTTTCAGAAGCCATTTTAAGGGAATGTGGTTTGCAAACTGGATTATTCACATCTCCTCACTTGATTGACATTACAGAAAGATTTCGCATTAATGG GTCAGATATATCCAGAgagaaatttttatattatttctggGGCCTTTGGCACCAATTGAAG gaGAAAAATGTAGATGGTTTGCTAATGCCTCCTCTTTTTCAATTCCTCACACTGTTGGCATTTAAGATATTCTTGTGCGAAAAG GTTGATGTTGCCATTGTTGAAGTTGGTATTGGCGGTAGATGGGACTCGACAAATGTG ATTAAGCAGCCTGTTGTATGTGGCATAACTTCACTTGGGATGGATCATATGGAGATATTAG GAGACACCATTGAAAAGATTGCAGCAGAAAAGGCTGGGATTTTTAAG CATTCTGTCCCTGCATTCACAGTGCCCCAACTTGAGCAAGCCATGTCTGTTCTTACTGAAGAGTCATCCAAATTGTCG ATTCCACTGGAAGTTGCACCACCTCTAGATTCAGAAAAATTGAAGGGATTAAAGCTTGGATTAGCTGGAGAACACCAATACATCAATGCAGGCCTTGCTGTTGCTCTTTGCAAATGTTGGCTTCAGAGAACTGGGTATACTAAAGTTCTTTTGAAG GATGACTTAGAAGGAAGCTTACCAGAAGAATTTCTTAGAGGCCTTTCCACCGCTAATCTTTTTGGACGTGCTCAAATTGTTAATGACAAGCCAGAAAAATTTGACGAGAATTCGGAGCTAAATGGTTACTGTGGTAATTTGATCTTTTACTTAGATAGTGCTCATACTCCAGAGAGTCTCGAAGCTTGTGCTAAGTGGTTTTCCAATGCTTTGTGGGACAACCAACACCCTACAAAGAACGATTTCATCAACGAACCTCATGGGAACTCTGATTCTCAGTGCTCCATGAAGCACTGTAATCAGCCTGAAAGAATATCAAAGAAG ATCCTTTTGTTTAATTGCATGGAGAAGAGAGATCCTCAGCTTCTGCTTCCTCAGCTTATGAAAACTTGTACCTCAAGCG GTGTCCAGTTCTCAAAAGCTCTTTTTGTCCCTAGCATCTCTACATATCATAGGGTGGATTCTGCTACATCACCAGTTCCATCAAATCCTTCAGGGGAAGTATCATGGCAATCAACTCTCCAAAGAACTTGGGAGAAGTTAATCCATCGAAAAG ATGTAACTACTGTCAATGGCCTGAAGCTCCATAATACACACAATTCATCTTCAAATGGTTTTATCGAAGTAGATCCCTTAGACAAGTGTGACCTTGCCGGTAATCACTATATCTGCAGTGCTGTTATCCCGTCGCTTCCGATGGCAATAAATTGGTTGAGAGAGTGTGCAAGAGAAAACCCTTCTATTCGATTTCAG GTTCTGGTGACGGGATCCTTGCATCTCGTGGGCGACGTCTTGAAGCTTCTGAGGAGGTGA
- the LOC109709584 gene encoding peptide chain release factor PrfB3, chloroplastic isoform X1, which yields MATRPVSSPTPTKAAPLAPSRAFPRRTPRPSFTLIRASQSMESRNDRVFKELGLYSLKKKIEDAVSRAEMIAPTALELEEARRIRQEEVLHEYNLWDDLTRSNESLAALADAIKVVDDLKDLRYKAEEAKLITQLADMDIINHQLFKQAYKASLDVSKFLDRYEMSKLLNGPYDKEGACVTIQAGSEAIASEVWAEKILCMYARWAEKHGFMGRVVEKYPFKGGGVRLATIEFESEYMYGYLLGERGTHRMVCNSLDGSGVDEACSARVDVIPLFLDGPVDLHIDENDIEISSWSCEDKQPGCSSKPAVTVCHIPSSITVQSSGERSHFANKIKAMNRLKAKLLVVASEHGVSDVRRIKRGAVASEWDHETREYMFRPQKSVRDLKTGIQLLDLNSVLDGNIDAFISSHISFRQVR from the exons ATGGCGACGAGACCCGTGAGCTCGCCGACGCCCACCAAAGCCGCTCCCCTAGCGCCGAGCCGGGCATTTCCAAGGAGAACCCCTCGTCCCTCCTTTACCCTTATCCGCGCTTCCCAATCCATGGAGAGCCGAAACGATCGTGTGTTTAAGGAGCTGG GTTTGTActccttgaaaaagaaaattgaagatGCTGTTAGTCGCGCCGAGATGATCGCACCAACTGCATTGGAGTTGGAAGAAGCGAGGAGAATCAGACAAGAAGAAGTGCTTCATGAGTATAATTTGTGGGATGATCTAACAAGATCTAATGAATCTCTTGCTGCTTTAGCTGATGCTATCAAGGTGGTTGATGATCTCAAGGACCTAAGATATAAG GCTGAAGAAGCAAAATTGATCACGCAGCTAGCGGACATGGATATCATAAATCATCAGCTTTTTAAGCAGGCCTACAAAGCCTCTTTAGATGTTAGCAAATTCCTTGATCGTTATGAGATGTCCAAGCTTTTGAATGGTCCATATGACAAGGAAGGAGCCTGTGTAACCATCCAAGCTGGTTCAGAAGCCATTGCTTCTGAG GTATGGGCAGAGAAGATCTTGTGCATGTATGCAAGATGGGCTGAAAAGCATGGTTTCATGGGAAGGGTTGTTGAGAAGTATCCATTTAAAGGTGGTGGTGTCAGGTTGGCAACAATAGAGTTTGAATCAGAATATATGTATGGCTACCTTCTCGGAGAGAGGGGTACACATCGAATGGTCTGCAATTCTCTCGATGGTTCTGGAGTGGATGAG GCATGCTCAGCCCGAGTTGATGTGATCCCTCTCTTCCTTGATGGACCTGTTGATCTGCATATAGATGAGAATGATATAGAAATCTCTTCCTGGAGTTGTGAAGATAAGCAGCCCGGTTGCAGTAGTAAACCTGCGGTTACTGTTTGTCATATCCCAAGTAGCATAACTGTTCAAAGTTCAG GTGAAAGAAGTCATTTTGCTAATAAGATCAAGGCTATGAACCGATTGAAAGCGAAACTCCTTGTTGTAGCATCCGAACACGGCGTATCGGATGTAAGGAGAATCAAAAGGGGTGCTGTGGCGAGCGAGTGGGACCACGAAACGCGGGAATACATGTTTCGTCCGCAGAAGTCAGTTCGTGATCTCAAGACGGGAATCCAATTGCTAGATTTAAATTCAGTTTTAGATGGTAATATTGATGCTTTTATTAGCAGTCATATTAGCTTCAGGCAGGTAAGATAG
- the LOC109709584 gene encoding peptide chain release factor PrfB3, chloroplastic isoform X2 has product MATRPVSSPTPTKAAPLAPSRAFPRRTPRPSFTLIRASQSMESRNDRVFKELGLYSLKKKIEDAVSRAEMIAPTALELEEARRIRQEEVLHEYNLWDDLTRSNESLAALADAIKVVDDLKDLRYKAEEAKLITQLADMDIINHQLFKQAYKASLDVSKFLDRYEMSKLLNGPYDKEGACVTIQAGSEAIASEVWAEKILCMYARWAEKHGFMGRVVEKYPFKGGGVRLATIEFESEYMYGYLLGERGTHRMVCNSLDGSGVDEQRVDKTEVCRHAQPELM; this is encoded by the exons ATGGCGACGAGACCCGTGAGCTCGCCGACGCCCACCAAAGCCGCTCCCCTAGCGCCGAGCCGGGCATTTCCAAGGAGAACCCCTCGTCCCTCCTTTACCCTTATCCGCGCTTCCCAATCCATGGAGAGCCGAAACGATCGTGTGTTTAAGGAGCTGG GTTTGTActccttgaaaaagaaaattgaagatGCTGTTAGTCGCGCCGAGATGATCGCACCAACTGCATTGGAGTTGGAAGAAGCGAGGAGAATCAGACAAGAAGAAGTGCTTCATGAGTATAATTTGTGGGATGATCTAACAAGATCTAATGAATCTCTTGCTGCTTTAGCTGATGCTATCAAGGTGGTTGATGATCTCAAGGACCTAAGATATAAG GCTGAAGAAGCAAAATTGATCACGCAGCTAGCGGACATGGATATCATAAATCATCAGCTTTTTAAGCAGGCCTACAAAGCCTCTTTAGATGTTAGCAAATTCCTTGATCGTTATGAGATGTCCAAGCTTTTGAATGGTCCATATGACAAGGAAGGAGCCTGTGTAACCATCCAAGCTGGTTCAGAAGCCATTGCTTCTGAG GTATGGGCAGAGAAGATCTTGTGCATGTATGCAAGATGGGCTGAAAAGCATGGTTTCATGGGAAGGGTTGTTGAGAAGTATCCATTTAAAGGTGGTGGTGTCAGGTTGGCAACAATAGAGTTTGAATCAGAATATATGTATGGCTACCTTCTCGGAGAGAGGGGTACACATCGAATGGTCTGCAATTCTCTCGATGGTTCTGGAGTGGATGAG CAGAGAGTTGATAAGACCGAGGTTTGCAGGCATGCTCAGCCCGAGTTGATGTGA